TCATTCCTTGCCGACAAGACCTCACGGCTCAGCTCAGCGACTTGGCGAACCAGTGGTGGGCGTACGGGTTGCTGTTGTACGGCGGGATCTCCTGGTAGCCCGCGCTGCGGTAGAGCCGCATCGCCTCGGTGAGGCTGCCGTTGGTGTCCAGGCGTACGCTGCCGGCGCCGGCCGCGACCGCGTACCGCTCCAGCTCGTCCAGCAGGCGCCGGCCGACGCCGAGGCCGCGCACCGACGCCGACACCCAGAGGCGCTTGATCTCGGCCGGCTCGCCGGGTGGCAGCCGCAGCGCGCCGCAGCCCACCGCCTCGGTCGCGAGGGAGGCGACCAGGAACAGACCCGCCGGGGGTACGAGCTCCTGATCGTCGACCGCGCTGCCGGCCGGATCGAAGCCGGCGTCGAACCGCTCGGCGAGTTCCCGCGCGTACGCCCGCAGGCAGGCCCGGGCGCGCGGCTCACCGGGCTGGCCGGGCGCGATGGTGACCAGTGACGCCATGAGCAGGCGCTCGACCTCGGCCATGGCGGTGGTGAGCCGGGCCCGCTGGCCGCCGGTGAGCGGCGCCAGCACCGACCAGGCCAACTCGTCGGACTTGCGGTCCAGCAGATCCCACTCGGCGCGACCGGCCTCGGTCAGCCGGGCGGTGCGTACCCGTCCGTCGCCCTCGCCGGGCCCCACCACGACGAGCCCGTCCCCCTCCAGGGTGCGCAGCAGCCGGCTGAGGTAGCCGGCGTCGAGATCCAGCCGGGTCCGCAGGGCCGCGA
This is a stretch of genomic DNA from Micromonospora sp. WMMD1082. It encodes these proteins:
- a CDS encoding bifunctional helix-turn-helix transcriptional regulator/GNAT family N-acetyltransferase, with the translated sequence MTQRVGALDDSYLARDRPLAQSRLLWEIGPAGAEVAALRTRLDLDAGYLSRLLRTLEGDGLVVVGPGEGDGRVRTARLTEAGRAEWDLLDRKSDELAWSVLAPLTGGQRARLTTAMAEVERLLMASLVTIAPGQPGEPRARACLRAYARELAERFDAGFDPAGSAVDDQELVPPAGLFLVASLATEAVGCGALRLPPGEPAEIKRLWVSASVRGLGVGRRLLDELERYAVAAGAGSVRLDTNGSLTEAMRLYRSAGYQEIPPYNSNPYAHHWFAKSLS